From a single Schistosoma mansoni strain Puerto Rico chromosome 4, complete genome genomic region:
- a CDS encoding putative biogenic amine receptor: MNFIRNKTNYSNLLQEHTTTSTCYFISNDTSWVITNNILTSCLTLATIIIFFGNLLIILWIATRNRLKRICDLYIASLALADFLVSVFVLPFAIIRQNLGYWPFESTLLCQFHISSDIFLCMSSILNLCCISIDRYVAISYPLQYITKQSRRISIIMILIAWIIPSFSILPPLFGMSKHVTGVGCCYISYSKEYRIYSSVLAYFLPIILIGYVHLRIFYIIRRRSKVFNPFNIDSKKQESRTNLSRLIPLLTDHFSKRFIQRNKKLENDISLLHFNNIHNNDIDITDALSYTYHWTNDCIDSKDIYHRNKIDFYFDTSNELEINEPEPVDENLKTLYIFHIPITEHDVIDESYLDESLLNKHTSSSNGCFNGMVSKCQYLYKHRNRSSLRNKSVCERKTERTIKTQRQFCEKVIFNKEQKAVRTVTIVIGCFIVCWTPFFIFYLSEAICDCTFSEELYTIVTWLGYFNSIFNPFIYGFYNKEYANAFKHIVLLKGCR, from the coding sequence ATGAATTTCATAAGAAACAAAACCAATTATTCTAATCTATTACAAGAacatacaaccacttcaacttgctatttcatttcaaatgatACAAGTTGGGTaattacaaataatattttaacaagttgttTAACATTAGCTACAATCATTATATTTTTTGGTAATCTTCTTATTATATTATGGATAGCAACTAGAAATAGACTTAAACGAATATGTGATCTATATATAGCTTCATTAGCATTAGCGGATTTTCTTGTATCGGTTTTCGTTTTACCATTTGCAATTATACGTCAAAATCTTGGTTATTGGCCATTTGAATCAACATTGTTATGTCAATTTCATATATCCTCTGATATATTCTTGTGTATGTCTTCTATACTGAATTTATGTTGTATATCAATAGATCGATATGTTGCAATTAGTTATCCATTAcaatatattacaaaacaatctCGTCGAATATCAATTATAATGATACTTATAGCATGGATTATACCAAGTTTCTCTATATTACCACCTTTATTTGGAATGAGTAAACATGTAACTGGAGTAGGTTGTTGTTATATAAGTTATAGTAAAGAGTATAGAATCTATTCATCGGTATTAGCATACTTTCTACCTATAATTTTGATTGGGTATGTACATTTGAGAATATTTTATATCATTAGAAGACGTTCAAAAGTATTCAATCCATTCAATATTGATTCGAAGAAACAAGAAAGTAGGACTAATCTTTCTCGCTTGATACCATTACTCACTGATCATTTTTCAAAACGGTTTatacaaagaaataaaaaactAGAAAATGATATATCCTTGCTTCATTTCAATAATATTCACAATAACGATATTGATATAACAGATGCGTTATCTTATACATACCACTGGACAAATGATTGTATTGATAGTAAGGATATTTATCATAGAAAtaaaatagatttttattttGATACATCTAATGAATTGGAAATTAATGAACCAGAACCTGTTGATGAGAACTTGAAAACTTTGTATATATTTCATATACCTATAACAGAACATGATGTAATTGATGAATCgtatttagacgaaagtttaTTGAATAAACATACTTCGTCAAGTAATGGATGTTTCAATGGAATGGTTTCAAAATGtcaatatttatataaacatagAAATAGATcatcattacgtaataaatcTGTTTGTGAAAGAAAAACTGAGAGGACTATCAAAACACAACGTCAATTTTGTGAAAAAGTTATATTTAATAAAGAACAGAAAGCGGTTCGAACTGTTACTATAGTTATAGGATGTTTTATTGTATGTTGGACACcgttttttattttttacttaagTGAAGCAATATGTGATTGTACATTCTCAGAGGAATTATATACCATAGTTACTTGGTTAGGTTATTTCAATAGTATTTTTAACCCATTTATTTATGGATTTTACAACAAAGAATATGCTAATGCATTTAAGCATATTGTACTTTTGAAAGGATGTAGATAG
- a CDS encoding putative biogenic amine (dopamine) receptor produces MEACHANISYGLFNTNSNFINDLVNLTKVESEMFSEWRFALNIIIISLQILSGIFIFGGNLLVISAVATTKGLRRITDLYIVSLALADLLVAVLVLPHFIMRQVYGYWPYESHELCIYWLSLNLFLCSASILNICCISVDRYVAINYPMKYTSKQTRRTAFLMIGCAWVASFLVMTPPIFGSQHHNGVGSCYIRSDAGYRFLTGICIFFVPFLLVGFIYIRIFWVIHRRWKELKFGKFLFNPKEHRFGSFKLLFVANNIYNRSFGHKKYCFSSHNSNQRQLFVTNSTQSNLFIAYTTSTRRKNVGKYTVNQSHVQSSSSSLVDKRSEQIERVYSETSTQYAQHIQIVPIPLVHRKTKSDANCFSSFSIHNSTENTEIYTSQTTDTIDKTNDASINDRRKDQQRENEHRINSQNKGILNSKPKHSNTHNSMIYQRRKRLVYDSEKKTVKTVALVVCCFVLCWLPFTISYLMEGACEYIFSEAFNMGAGWIAYLNSMCNPFIYAFCNTKYAKAFKRLLHIGSNN; encoded by the coding sequence ATGGAGGCATGTCATGCAAATATCTCTTATGGATTATTCAACACAAATTCTAATTTTATCAATGATCTCGTTAATCTAACAAAAGTGGAAAGTGAAATGTTCAGTGAATGGAGATTTGCATTGAACATAATTATCATCTCTCTCCAAATCTTATCTGGCATTTTTATATTTGGTGGTAATTTACTAGTTATTTCAGCTGTTGCAACGACTAAGGGATTGAGACGTATAACTGATCTCTACATTGTATCACTTGCTTTGGCTGATCTACTTGTCGCAGTCCTAGTTCTACCGCATTTTATTATGCGTCAAGTTTACGGTTATTGGCCATATGAATCACACGAATTATGTATATACTGGCTGTCTCTCAACTTGTTCTTGTGTTCAGCTTCCATATTGAACATATGTTGTATATCTGTGGATCGATATGTTGCAATTAACTACCCGATGAAATACACTAGCAAGCAAACACGTCGTACTGCATTTTTAATGATTGGATGTGCTTGGGTAGCATCGTTCCTAGTAATGACCCCACCTATATTTGGTTCCCAGCACCACAACGGAGTAGGAAGTTGTTATATAAGAAGTGATGCAGGATATAGATTTCTCACAGGAATCTGCATATTCTTCGTCCCATTTTTGTTAGTCGGTTTCATTTACATACGTATATTTTGGGTGATTCATCGTCGTTGGAAGGAATTAAAATTTGGTAAGTTTTTATTTAATCCGAAAGAACATCGATTTGGATCATTTAAATTGCTTTTCGTTGCGAATAATATTTATAACCGTAGTTTTGGACATAAAAAGTATTGTTTCAGTTCACATAACTCTAATCAGCGCCAACTGTTTGTAACAAATTCTACACAATCTAACTTATTTATTGCATATACCACGAGTACGAGACGTAAAAATGTTGGAAAATATACTGTGAATCAGTCTCATGTTCAAAGTTCCTCTTCTTCATTAGTTGATAAACGTTCCGAACAAATAGAGCGAGTGTATTCAGAAACTTCTACACAATACGCACAACATATTCAGATTGTTCCAATACCATTAGTTCACAGAAAGACAAAATCTGATGCAAATTGTTTCTCTTCGTTTTCGATTCACAATAGCACTGAGAACACTGAAATTTATACTTCACAAACTACAGATACTATCGACAAAACAAATGACGCTTCTATAAACGATCGACGGAAAGATCAGCAACGTGAAAATGAACACAGAATAAACAGTCAGAATAAAGGAATTTTAAATTCAAAGCCGAAGCATTCTAACACACATAATAGTATGATTTACCAACGACGTAAACGCCTTGTATATGACAGTGAGAAGAAAACTGTCAAAACAGTAGCATTAGTAGTGTGTTGTTTCGTTTTGTGCTGGCTTCCATTTACCATTTCATATTTGATGGAAGGAGCATGTGAGTATATATTTTCTGAAGCATTCAACATGGGCGCTGGTTGGATAGCATACTTGAATAGTATGTGTAATCCATTTATATACGCATTTTGTAATACTAAGTATGCAAAAGCATTTAAACGTTTGTTACATATTGGAAGTAATAATTGA